Proteins found in one Hyalangium minutum genomic segment:
- a CDS encoding SGNH/GDSL hydrolase family protein, with product MTYVALGDSSAVGVGASKGGGYPERLASRLRKQGLSVGLTNLGMSGAVIRDVFTSQIKRAVATQPTLVTLGIGTNDLWRSTSLEDFRDDLDRIARRLKPTGASLVIVNVPDMALAPVARMVPSHLYEGRIEPFNEAIAATARTHGMHVVDLYSASREFLPQRPDFFSFDGFHPSDSGYEQWADLMLPTVQPLVERR from the coding sequence GTGACGTATGTGGCGCTGGGGGATAGCTCCGCGGTGGGGGTGGGGGCGAGCAAGGGTGGGGGTTATCCCGAGCGCCTCGCCTCCCGCCTGCGGAAGCAGGGCCTGTCGGTCGGGCTCACCAACCTGGGGATGAGCGGCGCGGTCATCCGCGATGTGTTCACCTCGCAGATCAAGCGGGCTGTGGCCACGCAGCCCACGCTGGTGACGCTTGGCATCGGCACCAACGACTTGTGGCGGAGCACCTCGTTGGAGGACTTCCGTGACGATCTCGATCGGATCGCGCGGAGGTTGAAGCCAACGGGGGCCTCGCTGGTGATCGTCAACGTGCCGGACATGGCGCTGGCGCCGGTGGCACGCATGGTCCCCAGCCACCTCTACGAGGGCCGCATCGAGCCCTTCAACGAGGCCATCGCGGCTACAGCGCGCACACACGGCATGCACGTGGTGGATCTCTACTCGGCCAGCCGGGAGTTCCTCCCGCAGCGGCCCGACTTCTTCTCCTTCGACGGGTTCCACCCCTCGGACAGCGGCTACGAGCAGTGGGCGGATCTCATGCTGCCCACGGTGCAGCCGCTGGTGGAGCGGCGCTGA
- a CDS encoding DNA-processing protein DprA has product MADTFTHSQTPEQRATLALWAVPGLGPKTLEAVRAFAGGSLARLLGSPVSEWLADVPVTSQVRRRLGQVEALGPVADRVLERCAAVGMELAFAGERAFPELLAAAPDAPPVLFYKGHIGPPRRRLGMVGSRHPDQGFLPFARKFAREVADGGVGVVSGAAMGVDRACHYGALDAGGETWAFLGSALDELDEPQARMLPEFLDRGGVYFSELPPGVRASRQTFPRRNRLIAGASDAVLVLRAGKDSGALYTAEDGLALGRPVLALPGDVRNEAALGCNQLIRDGKAYACLHVEDVWKWVGARPVLAVPPGSGGGWEALSEEARGAYRLLERVPRTFDEVLAGCQLSPAALTGALVELELSGLVIQYPGKLYEKV; this is encoded by the coding sequence ATGGCGGATACATTCACACACTCGCAGACACCTGAGCAGCGCGCCACGCTGGCCTTGTGGGCGGTCCCAGGCCTGGGACCGAAGACCCTGGAGGCGGTGCGTGCATTCGCGGGGGGCTCGTTGGCTCGCCTGCTGGGCAGTCCGGTGAGCGAGTGGTTGGCCGATGTACCGGTGACCTCGCAGGTTCGCCGTCGGCTCGGGCAGGTGGAGGCACTGGGCCCCGTAGCGGATCGGGTGCTGGAGCGGTGCGCCGCCGTGGGCATGGAGCTGGCCTTCGCGGGGGAGCGTGCGTTCCCCGAGCTGTTGGCCGCCGCGCCCGACGCGCCCCCCGTGCTCTTCTATAAGGGCCATATCGGGCCCCCCCGGCGCCGCTTGGGCATGGTGGGCAGCCGCCACCCGGATCAGGGCTTCCTCCCGTTTGCGCGCAAGTTCGCGCGCGAGGTGGCCGACGGCGGCGTGGGTGTGGTGTCTGGCGCGGCCATGGGCGTGGATCGGGCCTGCCACTATGGTGCCCTGGATGCGGGCGGCGAGACGTGGGCCTTTCTGGGCTCCGCGCTGGACGAGCTGGATGAGCCGCAAGCCCGCATGCTTCCTGAGTTTCTAGACCGAGGTGGGGTGTACTTCAGCGAGCTTCCGCCGGGTGTCCGGGCGAGCCGCCAGACCTTCCCTCGGCGAAACCGACTCATCGCTGGCGCGTCGGATGCAGTGTTGGTGCTCCGGGCCGGCAAGGACTCCGGAGCGCTCTACACGGCGGAGGATGGGCTGGCGCTGGGGCGCCCGGTGCTCGCCCTGCCGGGGGATGTGCGCAACGAGGCCGCGCTCGGCTGCAACCAGCTGATCCGCGACGGCAAGGCGTACGCCTGCCTGCACGTAGAGGACGTGTGGAAGTGGGTGGGGGCCCGGCCGGTGTTGGCGGTGCCTCCAGGGTCGGGGGGAGGTTGGGAAGCGCTCTCGGAGGAAGCGAGGGGCGCCTACCGGCTGTTGGAGCGGGTCCCTCGCACATTTGATGAGGTGCTGGCGGGGTGCCAGCTCTCGCCCGCCGCGCTCACAGGCGCGTTGGTGGAATTGGAGCTGTCCGGGCTGGTCATCCAGTACCCGGGCAAGCTGTACGAGAAGGTTTGA
- a CDS encoding tetratricopeptide repeat protein, with product MERLLIIRRLLAVVPLCALAACAHDSASQADMAALTAELRAMRDQQTRLNDRLERLERSNAVLRARSSSQAPAAAPSPSPQAPAKASSTAPAPQPSSNVAVPDLTVVKLKPKSEPAPALPTKVAVVEPDAEDVELFVSSSPEPSEPAAPASAPAPNPAVTAALDAEFEQAVAALRTGNVEPGVAKLQSFAELNPRHPRADNALYFAGLGMIGMNNHEGAAQVFVRLIETYPAGDAVLDGMLRLAECRLKLNQREDARALYTRVITQFPGTAAATQAEQRLASLSH from the coding sequence TTGGAGCGTCTTCTCATCATCCGGCGGCTTCTTGCCGTCGTTCCGCTGTGCGCGCTGGCCGCGTGCGCCCATGACTCCGCCTCGCAGGCGGACATGGCCGCGCTGACGGCAGAGCTGCGGGCCATGCGGGATCAGCAGACGCGCCTCAACGATCGGCTCGAGCGTCTGGAGCGCAGCAACGCCGTGCTCCGCGCCCGGTCTTCTTCGCAGGCCCCCGCCGCCGCTCCTTCTCCTTCTCCGCAGGCTCCGGCCAAGGCCTCCTCGACCGCCCCGGCCCCGCAGCCCTCCTCGAACGTCGCGGTGCCGGATCTGACGGTGGTGAAGCTCAAGCCCAAGTCCGAGCCCGCGCCGGCGCTGCCGACGAAGGTGGCCGTGGTAGAGCCAGATGCGGAGGACGTGGAGTTGTTCGTCAGCTCCTCGCCCGAACCCTCCGAGCCGGCTGCGCCCGCCAGCGCCCCCGCGCCCAATCCGGCCGTGACGGCCGCGCTCGACGCGGAGTTCGAGCAGGCGGTGGCCGCGCTGCGCACCGGCAATGTGGAGCCGGGCGTGGCCAAGCTGCAGTCCTTCGCCGAGCTGAACCCCCGGCACCCGCGCGCGGACAACGCGCTGTACTTCGCCGGGCTGGGGATGATCGGCATGAACAATCACGAAGGCGCCGCGCAGGTGTTCGTGCGCCTCATTGAGACGTATCCCGCCGGGGATGCCGTGTTGGACGGCATGCTCCGGCTCGCGGAGTGCCGGTTGAAGCTCAACCAGCGGGAAGATGCCCGCGCGCTCTACACCCGTGTCATTACCCAGTTCCCAGGGACGGCCGCCGCAACCCAGGCGGAGCAGCGGCTGGCGTCCCTGTCGCACTAG
- a CDS encoding LysM peptidoglycan-binding domain-containing protein: MRSRILTAFLVAVSLAPAWSARAQQEQEQEEEAEGGETEGADVADEPRSGGAKVPGSENAREKAPGEVHTVVKGDTLWDLSSQYLGTPWYWPKVWSYNPEIANPHWIYPGNKVRFFPAGEEVPSRVEAGVGPAPTEMVAVEGDLEAATELGPVSGESLVSTSGKIGIDLNGNTLVATRGFVTAKEVDEAGKIDSSFSDADMLSYPETVYLRFKRKIDAKVGDRYLVFRTDQEIKHPLTQRKVGYLTNLLGTVRVLSVGDKYVTAQISETWDDIHRGDLVGPYGERLMDRVAIKPNSKAVKGNIVTAMQPFLTITAEHQFLIVDKGSSDGVEVGNTFSVMRRDNPNKRLLDETASKAKAQNLPDEVIGTCLVSEVKERTANCILIQTLREVFPGDRVEMRVGNGPTASR; encoded by the coding sequence ATGCGCTCCCGGATCCTCACAGCATTCCTCGTGGCCGTCTCGCTCGCGCCGGCTTGGTCGGCGCGTGCCCAGCAGGAGCAGGAGCAGGAGGAGGAGGCCGAGGGCGGTGAAACAGAGGGCGCGGACGTCGCCGACGAGCCCCGGTCCGGTGGCGCGAAGGTGCCCGGCTCGGAGAACGCCCGCGAGAAGGCGCCCGGCGAGGTGCACACCGTCGTCAAGGGCGACACGCTCTGGGATCTGTCCAGCCAGTACCTGGGCACGCCGTGGTACTGGCCCAAGGTCTGGTCCTACAACCCGGAGATCGCCAACCCGCACTGGATCTACCCGGGCAACAAGGTGCGCTTCTTCCCTGCGGGCGAGGAGGTGCCTTCGCGCGTGGAGGCGGGCGTGGGGCCGGCTCCCACGGAGATGGTGGCGGTGGAGGGTGACCTCGAGGCCGCCACGGAGCTGGGGCCGGTCAGCGGCGAGTCCCTGGTGTCCACGAGCGGGAAGATCGGCATCGACCTCAACGGCAACACGCTGGTGGCCACGCGTGGCTTCGTCACCGCCAAGGAGGTGGACGAGGCCGGGAAGATCGACAGCTCGTTCTCCGACGCGGACATGCTCAGCTACCCGGAGACGGTGTACCTGCGCTTCAAGCGGAAGATCGACGCGAAGGTGGGTGACCGCTACCTGGTCTTCCGCACCGATCAGGAGATCAAGCACCCCCTCACCCAGCGGAAGGTGGGCTACCTCACCAACCTGCTGGGCACCGTGCGCGTGCTGAGCGTGGGCGACAAGTACGTCACCGCCCAGATTTCGGAGACGTGGGATGACATCCACCGCGGGGACCTGGTGGGCCCTTACGGTGAGCGCCTGATGGACCGCGTCGCCATCAAGCCCAACAGCAAGGCGGTGAAGGGCAACATCGTCACGGCCATGCAGCCGTTCCTCACCATCACCGCCGAGCACCAATTCCTGATCGTCGACAAGGGCAGCAGCGACGGCGTGGAGGTGGGCAACACCTTCTCCGTGATGCGCCGGGACAATCCGAACAAGCGGCTGCTGGATGAGACCGCCAGCAAAGCCAAGGCTCAGAACCTGCCGGACGAGGTAATTGGCACCTGCCTCGTGTCCGAGGTGAAGGAGCGCACCGCCAACTGCATCCTCATCCAGACCCTGCGCGAGGTGTTCCCCGGCGATCGCGTCGAGATGCGTGTGGGGAATGGTCCTACCGCCAGCCGCTGA
- the pgeF gene encoding peptidoglycan editing factor PgeF, giving the protein MASLFITSALLPVPHGFATRAGGVSEGRLASLNLGFTVGDVRERVEENYRRLSAAVGAPLGALHTVKQVHGDKVLQVSGGQSTDSLRPQAGDADALFTEQAGDWVGVSTADCVPVLIVDPEGKRVAAVHSGWRGTDATIAARAVEALVARGSRPESLLAAVGPAIQQCCYVVSSELAKNFAAKFGSDVVVARGDEFRLDLSRAVVRTLRSAGVKVAQMDVLQDCTSCDSGRFFSHRRDSGKTGRHINFVVHRF; this is encoded by the coding sequence ATGGCCTCGTTGTTCATCACCTCGGCACTGCTTCCTGTCCCTCATGGCTTCGCCACCCGCGCGGGTGGTGTCTCCGAGGGCCGCTTGGCCTCGCTCAACCTGGGTTTCACCGTCGGAGACGTGCGCGAGCGCGTCGAGGAGAACTACCGCCGGCTCTCAGCAGCAGTGGGGGCGCCGCTCGGCGCGCTGCACACGGTGAAGCAGGTGCACGGGGACAAGGTGCTGCAAGTCTCGGGAGGTCAGTCCACGGACTCGTTGAGGCCCCAGGCGGGCGACGCGGACGCTCTCTTCACCGAGCAGGCAGGAGACTGGGTGGGCGTGTCCACCGCGGACTGCGTGCCGGTGCTGATCGTGGATCCGGAAGGAAAGCGCGTAGCGGCCGTGCACTCGGGCTGGCGCGGCACGGATGCGACGATCGCCGCGCGCGCGGTGGAGGCGCTGGTGGCGCGCGGCTCTCGGCCCGAGAGCTTGCTGGCAGCCGTGGGCCCCGCCATCCAGCAGTGCTGCTACGTCGTCTCTTCGGAGTTGGCCAAGAACTTCGCCGCGAAGTTCGGCTCGGACGTGGTGGTGGCCCGGGGAGACGAGTTCCGCCTGGATCTCTCCCGTGCGGTGGTACGGACGCTGCGCAGCGCGGGCGTCAAGGTGGCCCAGATGGACGTTCTACAGGACTGTACCTCCTGTGACTCTGGGCGTTTCTTTTCGCACAGGCGGGATTCGGGCAAGACCGGGCGTCACATCAATTTCGTGGTTCACCGCTTTTAG
- a CDS encoding sensor domain-containing diguanylate cyclase — protein sequence MALGPHTVGRKLLWSIALPGLVVALLGAGYFWRETRRAVQDAAHREALALAEFIDSTFTLPQADRTHPHSAVAEVIGSDTRLLRSVAELHVLTPDGRIRWSRQRSEEGTLHPEAARLTALTPETARSAREGTEVVRPLGGSDCVGCHTGDTAQRLGVLQVRLSEPLLSRQLSAVFQGAMGATLVFGVVLALAMGLALHFFFGRPLRRLTAIMRRAEEGDFLVRAETRGTDEISRLGAAFNQMLARLTSMKAEEIDTHRDLALANEKLALKEKLEERITELSLLFDVAHSLNSTLELSELLERITRLVVERLKIPNFSIMLRNADGLLEIRSAWPQHRGSEGLTFGIGEGACGRAAETLRAVYLPDVGDRSSIFAKRNLVGGTDHGSLLAVPMVHMDQLLGVMNFQRPEVAGFSPEELELLMAVADQAATAVKNARLHSEAVLLTMTDPLTGLPNRRHLFGRLDAELARAERYGTPLSVLMIDVDHFKWLNDAAGHRTGDEILRKVCDVLRPCVRKVDTLARYGGEEFMVLLPQTAKEGAVAVGEKLRRAVLDSAGLAVPTQPTGHVTISIGVASYPLDASDQETLVDCVDAALYASKRGGRNKVSAYEPGMEIHPGRERGPHAGRSTDNSRPLPPAGVAKA from the coding sequence ATGGCTCTGGGTCCCCACACCGTCGGCAGGAAGCTCCTTTGGAGCATTGCCTTGCCTGGCCTCGTCGTCGCGCTCCTGGGCGCCGGCTACTTCTGGCGAGAGACACGGCGCGCCGTCCAGGACGCGGCTCACCGCGAGGCACTGGCCCTGGCGGAGTTCATCGACTCCACCTTCACTCTTCCCCAGGCGGATCGCACACATCCACACAGCGCGGTAGCCGAGGTGATCGGCTCGGATACACGCCTGTTACGTTCGGTGGCGGAGTTGCACGTGCTGACGCCGGATGGACGGATCCGCTGGTCCCGGCAGCGCAGTGAAGAGGGCACCCTTCACCCGGAGGCCGCACGGCTGACGGCCCTCACTCCGGAGACGGCGCGCTCGGCGCGGGAGGGCACGGAGGTGGTGCGTCCGCTGGGCGGATCTGACTGTGTGGGTTGCCACACGGGGGACACCGCGCAGCGCCTGGGCGTGCTCCAGGTGCGCCTGTCCGAGCCGTTGCTGAGCCGCCAGCTCTCCGCGGTGTTTCAAGGGGCCATGGGTGCGACGCTGGTGTTCGGCGTCGTGCTAGCGCTGGCCATGGGTCTGGCCCTGCACTTCTTCTTCGGGCGGCCGCTGCGCCGGCTGACCGCCATCATGCGGCGCGCCGAGGAGGGCGACTTCCTGGTGCGCGCGGAGACGCGGGGAACGGACGAGATCTCCCGGCTGGGCGCGGCGTTCAACCAGATGCTGGCGCGGCTGACGTCGATGAAGGCGGAGGAGATCGACACGCACCGGGATCTGGCGCTGGCCAACGAGAAGCTGGCGCTGAAGGAGAAGCTGGAGGAGCGCATCACGGAGCTGTCACTGCTCTTCGATGTAGCGCACTCACTCAACTCAACGCTGGAGCTGAGCGAGCTGCTGGAGCGGATCACCCGGCTCGTGGTGGAGCGGCTGAAGATCCCCAACTTCTCGATCATGCTGCGCAACGCGGACGGGCTGCTGGAGATCCGGAGTGCGTGGCCTCAGCACCGGGGCAGCGAGGGGCTCACCTTCGGCATCGGCGAGGGCGCATGCGGCCGGGCCGCGGAGACGCTCCGGGCGGTGTACCTGCCGGACGTGGGAGATCGCTCCAGCATCTTCGCCAAGCGCAACCTGGTGGGCGGCACGGATCACGGCTCGCTGCTGGCGGTGCCCATGGTGCACATGGATCAGCTGCTGGGGGTGATGAACTTCCAGCGTCCAGAGGTGGCTGGCTTCTCTCCGGAGGAGCTGGAGCTGCTGATGGCGGTGGCGGATCAGGCCGCCACGGCGGTGAAGAACGCGCGGCTGCACTCGGAGGCAGTGCTGCTCACGATGACGGATCCGCTCACGGGTCTGCCCAATCGGCGGCACCTGTTCGGGCGGCTCGATGCCGAGCTGGCGCGGGCCGAGCGCTACGGCACCCCGCTGTCGGTCCTGATGATCGACGTGGACCACTTCAAGTGGCTCAATGATGCGGCGGGACACCGCACGGGCGACGAGATTCTGCGCAAGGTGTGCGACGTGCTCCGGCCCTGCGTGCGGAAGGTGGACACGCTCGCGCGCTACGGCGGCGAGGAGTTCATGGTGTTGCTGCCGCAGACGGCCAAGGAGGGCGCGGTGGCGGTGGGCGAGAAGCTCCGGCGCGCGGTGCTGGACTCGGCGGGCTTGGCCGTGCCGACCCAGCCCACGGGGCACGTCACCATCTCCATCGGCGTGGCGAGCTACCCGCTGGATGCCAGCGATCAGGAGACGCTGGTGGACTGCGTGGATGCGGCGCTCTACGCCAGCAAGCGAGGGGGCCGTAACAAGGTGTCCGCGTACGAGCCCGGCATGGAGATCCACCCGGGCCGCGAGCGCGGGCCTCATGCAGGCCGTAGCACGGACAACTCGCGTCCCCTGCCCCCTGCCGGTGTCGCCAAGGCTTGA